A window of Calditrichota bacterium genomic DNA:
TTTGCCAGACCGGCCCCCCTCTTGAAAACTCCATAACCATCTTGGTGGCTGTAAACCGTTTCAGGGAATAGACCAATTGTTCGAGCTTCCATTTGTCTTTTGGTGACAGGACAACATGCACATGATCGTGCATAACCACATACGCATCGAGAGTCAAACGTTTGCCATCGAAGAATTTTATTGACGCCGAGATCATATCCCGTTCGACATCGTGCAAATCACCCTGTCCCGGACTCAACCGCCATGTGACGAAGTAAGTCGAACCTTCAAGCCGCCAGTGAGGTAGATTCCGAAGGTAGATTTCAAACCCTGACATTAGGTACCTTTCTTTTCGCCGAATCGGAATTCGGCGCTACGCGTTTGCCGCGTGGGGTGGGATTCCGATCCCGCCATTATCCTCGATTCGCCGAATCGGAATTCGGCGCTACGCGTTTGCCGCGTGGGGCGGGATTCCGATCCCGCCATTATCCTCGATTCGCCGAATCGGAATTCGGCGCTACGCGTTTGCCGCGTGGGGCGGGATTCCGATCCCGTCATTATCCTCGATTCGCCGAATCGGAATTCGGCGCTACGCGATCAACATCACCACCACCACCCCTACCGCCGCGGCCGTGTATAGAATATAGCGCTGCACCTGACCGCCCTGCAAGAGCCTCGCCAGACGTCCCCAAAATCCGACTATCCAAGCGGTTAGATTCACCAGTCCGTCCACCACCACATTGTCGAACCAACCGGTAATAAACGAGTAGCCCCTCGTCACCCACGCCGAGCCGTTCACAATACCATCGATGACCTTCAGGTCGAACCACGCCAATCCTCTTGACAATCCGAGCGTCCCCCGGATCGCCGTCGCATCGTAGATTTCGTCCATCCACCACTTGCGGAACATGCCACGATAGACGACACCAAAGCGGAGGCGCCATTTTTCGGGGTCGAAAGCGCGATAAATCGCGCTGCTACCGGCGCGTTGATGATAGGCCCAGGTTGCCACCCATATCCCCAATCCTGCTACCAGAATCGAGATCAGCATTGCCCAGATGTGAGCCGTGTGTTCGGTGTGCTCTAATGCGGAATGATCTTCAGCATTAGAATTAGCATTGACATAAGCATCTTCTTCGTGTTCTTGGTGTTCTTTGTGGTTGGAGTATGCCCGTTCCGGCGTTGGGAAGAGGGTCGCAAACCATCCCCCCTCCGGCGTAGTCGGATTAAACGCCGGCGCGGCATAGAAGAAGAAAAGGCTTAGAGTCGAAAGGGTCACCAACGGCATCGTCATTACCCGAGGCGACTCGTGCAGGCGATGCGCCGCCTCTTCCCCACCCCGAAAGGTTCCGAAGAAGGTCAAATAGACCAGCCGGAACATATAGAATGCCGTCAATCCCGCTGCTGTAAAGCCGAAGATCGGCAATAGCACGTGCCGGGGATGCTCCATCGAAAACGCTAACGTCCCACCAAGGATTGCGTCCTTGGAGAGGAATCCCGCGGTGAAGGGCACTCCCGCCAGCGCTGTCGTCGCGATAAGAAAGGTCCAGAACGTCACCGGCATAAGCTTCCTAAGGCCGCCCATATTCCGCATATCCTGAGGATCAGGTAACGCCACCATCCTGGTGGCATCGTGATCGGGCCGGCTGGAAGCCGGCGTTACGGATTGCAGAGCGTGGTGCATCGCGTGGATGACCG
This region includes:
- a CDS encoding NADH-quinone oxidoreductase subunit L, translating into LSSYLLIGFWHERDSASDAAKKAFVTNRIGDAGMLMGMLLVFAALGTLNLGEIGEGVASGRLTGGLLTAAGLLLFCGAVGKSAQFPLHVWLPDAMEGPTPVSALIHAATMVAAGVYLVARLFTILTPDAGLTIAYIGGFTALFAATIAVAQNDIKRVLAYSTVSQLGYMVMALGVGAYMAGFFHLVTHAMFKACLFLGSGSVIHAMHHALQSVTPASSRPDHDATRMVALPDPQDMRNMGGLRKLMPVTFWTFLIATTALAGVPFTAGFLSKDAILGGTLAFSMEHPRHVLLPIFGFTAAGLTAFYMFRLVYLTFFGTFRGGEEAAHRLHESPRVMTMPLVTLSTLSLFFFYAAPAFNPTTPEGGWFATLFPTPERAYSNHKEHQEHEEDAYVNANSNAEDHSALEHTEHTAHIWAMLISILVAGLGIWVATWAYHQRAGSSAIYRAFDPEKWRLRFGVVYRGMFRKWWMDEIYDATAIRGTLGLSRGLAWFDLKVIDGIVNGSAWVTRGYSFITGWFDNVVVDGLVNLTAWIVGFWGRLARLLQGGQVQRYILYTAAAVGVVVVMLIA